The following are encoded together in the Equus quagga isolate Etosha38 chromosome 15, UCLA_HA_Equagga_1.0, whole genome shotgun sequence genome:
- the KMT5A gene encoding N-lysine methyltransferase KMT5A, which produces MKPEEQKIKDARRGPLAPFPNQKSEAAEPPKTPTLSCDSPNAAVGKQALKKPVKGKQAPRKKAQGKTQQNRKLTDFYPVRRSSRKSKAELQSEERKRIDELIESGKEEGMKIDLIDGKGRGVIATKQFSRGEFVVEYHGDLIEITDAKKREALYAQDPSTGCYMYYFQYLSKTYCVDATRETNRLGRLINHSKCGNCQTKLHDIDGVPHLILIASRDIAAGEELLYDYGDRSRASIEAYPWLKH; this is translated from the exons ATGAAGCCCGAGGAACAGAAGATCAAAGACGCCAGGAGAGGTCCCCTGGCACCTTTTCCAAACCAAAAATCTGAAGCAGCAGAACCTCCAAAAACTCCGACCTTGTCTTGTGATTCTCCCAACGCAGCCGTCGGCAAGCAAGCCCTCAAAAAGCCCGTCAAGGGCAAACAGGCCCCCAGGAAAAA AGCTCAAGGAAAAACACAGCAGAATCGCAAACTCACGGATTTCTACCCTGTGCGGAGGAGCTCCAGGAAGAGCAAAGCCGAGCTGCAG tccgaagaaaggaaaagaatagacgAATTGATTGAaagtgggaaggaagaaggaatgaag ATTGACCTGATTGATGGCAAAGGCAGGGGCGTGATAGCCACCAAGCAGTTCTCCCGGGGCGAGTTTGTGGTGGAATACCACGGGGACCTCATTGAGATCACCGACGCCAAGAAGCGGGAGGCTCTGTACGCACAAGACCCCTCCACGGGCTGCTACATGTACTATTTTCAGTATCTGAGCAAAACCTACTG CGTGGATGCAACTAGAGAGACGAATCGCCTGGGAAGACTGATCAATCACAGCAAATGTGGGAACTGCCAAACCAAACTGCACGACATCGACGGCGTGCCTCACCTCATCCTCATCGCCTCCCGAGACATCGCGGCCGGCGAGGAGCTCCTGTACGACTACGGGGACCGCAGCAGGGCTTCCATCGAGGCCTACCCCTGGCTGAAGCATTAA